ccaagctcgacgccccgTCTTCGCCCTTTTCGTGCATCCTCCTGGCCACCGCTGGACTGCTGCGCCTGGGGCTCGGCCACCGCATCACGCAGCGTCTTGACCCCAGCGTGTTCCCATACGCGGTTGGGCAGGGCGCGCTCGGCATCGAGATGCCCGCAGAGCGTCAAgaagtgctgctgctggatcTCGTCCGTCACGCCGACCACAAGCCCTCCAGATGGCTCGGCatggcggagagggcgaTGCTCCGGAGCCTGCAAGGGGGCTGCTCGTCTCCGATCGGTGTTTGGTCTTCTCTTGAGCCTTTCGAGGAGGAGAGTGGGCCGGGGAGCACACGACAACAGGCCTGCGAGGGTGGTGGCATTCTTCGCTTGCGAGCCACAGTTCTTCATGTTGATGGAGCGTCGGAAATTTATGCCGAAAACTCAGGCAGCGTCCTGTGCGATGGCGACGCAGAGCAACTGGGTATCTCGGTCGCAAAACTGCTTCTCGATAAGGGAGCCCGAGCTCTGTTGGCAAAGCATGAATGATGTGGTATAGTTGGTAACGAAGGGCCCCCCTCGAAATTTTGTGCCATTCATGCTTGGGCCGTAGTCAAAGGGTTCTTCTAGGGCATCATAACTCGATACATCATAAGCAGACTTCCTGCCTATCTCTGATGGTATTGACCCAAGTCGTGATGTGCAGCATTTTGCTAATACCAGTGTGCCTTCTGTGTAACAAAAGGCTACCTGGCGGCAAACACACAATTTCACTACATCAGGCCTGAGTGTGGGGGCGGAGTCGACCATAGGACACAAGTTGAAGCCTCACATTATTAACTTTAGATGGGGTATTTGTAGCTCAACGAGAAGCGGGGTGTCCTGCCCGAGTTCCTGATAACCTGATATCCTCCCGGCCCATGCTGCCAAGGTCTGTCGCCCGCGCTCACGTTACACCTcagtcttcttctccgcaCCAGTAACGACGACGTCCTGGACCGTCTCGTCACTGAACTTGAGATCCTCCTCGATCGAGACGTGATCCTTAATCTTGAACCAGATGACAGGGCCAGCAAAGATGAGGGAcgcagccaggcagcccCAGGTAGCGCCAAAGATGGTGTCGTAAGGCTTCTTGAGGCCGTCCAGGCGCcagaagatggcggcgccagcgctcTGAATGCCCTTGTAGAAGCCGGCGAGGTTGGCCGCCTTGCGACCAGAGTTGGAGAGAGCACCCATGTACCTAGAAATGATTTGTCAGAAAGTTTGCACGAGATGAGAATATGTCGAGCCCGCTTCAAGGAGCTTCATTTCCTGGCGACTCAAGCGCTCGTAGGAATACGTACCAGTAAATGTTGGTCTGCCAAATGGCGTCGAAAAAGCCGTAGAAGAAGTACAGGAACATGGGCCCAATGTaaaggcggccgccgtcgtcccagTCCACAAGGCCAGTGTAGTTGGGGTCAGAAGCCTCCTCGCGGGTGACTTGCATCTTCTGCCAGTACCAGCCGAGACCCCAGATGAGCATGGTCAGGGCGAAGAGAACGACGAAGGAGATCTTGGCACGAAGACTGCGGCGGACGGTGTGGATGTCGAGGCAGTAGCCGTTGATGACGGCACCGAAGATCTGGGCGAGCCAATAAAGCAGGTTGTTGagggtgcgggtgcgggtgtTGAAGTGCGCCGCGTTCATGTCGTTGTTCTGGTAGGTGTAGAAGATGTTGGAGGAGAAGAACATGgggaacagcagcaggatcCAGGGCTCCTGGAAGAGGGTGTCCCAGAGACCGCGGATCTCGCTGGACCACGACGGGTTCTTCATGAGAATAACCTTGGTGTTGTCCTCGCGGATGACCTTCTTAGCGTCAACAAGGCAGAGGGACAGACCAGCACCGATAACCATGAGAATGATGAAGGCAATGTACGTGCCGTCGGTGACGGCTCCCGTCTTCTTGTTGACATTCTGGGCGAGCGGAATGAGGGAGCCAATGACGGCGCCCAGGTTGAAGATGATCCAGAACCACGAAATGTAGCGACCCTTGCTGTTCTCGGGCGGGTACGACATCATGATGGCGCCCTGGGCGGTCCAGAGCAGGCCGGCGCAGACACCGAGGAAGGCGCCGGCGAagatgacgaagccgacgttCTCGGTGTGCGAGTAGCTCAGGAAGGACGCGGCGTAGATGCAGTAGCCCAGGCCACCGATGGCAAGGGTCGGGCGGAGACCGAGACGGTTGGCAAAGGTcccggcgaagaagccgacgacggcaaaggTGCTGTAGAGAGCAACACCGGCGTGGTCTTGGGCGGTGGGgtcgacctggccgccgccgccgaggccggtgAGGGAGTTGTACATGCCGGGGCAGAGGAAGCAGACGATGGAGATCATGAGCAGCTGGATCTTGGGCGAGGCGTACCAGAGATCGCTGCCGAAGACGCGAAAGGACTTGTAGATCCAGCCGGCGGGGCGGTCGACGTACTCGACCTCATGAtgttgttcttgttgttgttgttgctgctggtgggctggctcgtcgacggcgacgtcctgggcggccgccttggaTTCGTCGGCGGACATGATGGTGTGGATGcgagcggaggaggagaccTTTGTTGAGGAGTTGAGCGAGATGATCCAACCGATCCTGGAGTGGGTTGGCGCGGGACCGCGA
The genomic region above belongs to Purpureocillium takamizusanense chromosome 5, complete sequence and contains:
- a CDS encoding uncharacterized protein (EggNog:ENOG503NVA1~COG:S~TransMembrane:12 (i54-77o97-116i123-142o148-167i188-207o219-239i275-293o313-331i343-362o390-413i425-444o456-477i)); amino-acid sequence: MSADESKAAAQDVAVDEPAHQQQQQQQEQHHEVEYVDRPAGWIYKSFRVFGSDLWYASPKIQLLMISIVCFLCPGMYNSLTGLGGGGQVDPTAQDHAGVALYSTFAVVGFFAGTFANRLGLRPTLAIGGLGYCIYAASFLSYSHTENVGFVIFAGAFLGVCAGLLWTAQGAIMMSYPPENSKGRYISWFWIIFNLGAVIGSLIPLAQNVNKKTGAVTDGTYIAFIILMVIGAGLSLCLVDAKKVIREDNTKVILMKNPSWSSEIRGLWDTLFQEPWILLLFPMFFSSNIFYTYQNNDMNAAHFNTRTRTLNNLLYWLAQIFGAVINGYCLDIHTVRRSLRAKISFVVLFALTMLIWGLGWYWQKMQVTREEASDPNYTGLVDWDDGGRLYIGPMFLYFFYGFFDAIWQTNIYWYMGALSNSGRKAANLAGFYKGIQSAGAAIFWRLDGLKKPYDTIFGATWGCLAASLIFAGPVIWFKIKDHVSIEEDLKFSDETVQDVVVTGAEKKTEV